From one Eriocheir sinensis breed Jianghai 21 chromosome 60, ASM2467909v1, whole genome shotgun sequence genomic stretch:
- the LOC126985729 gene encoding homeobox protein XENK-2-like, which translates to MGGEDGEEEEDGAEEGGTKKRKRRILFSKTQTFELERRFRQQRYLSAPEREHLAALINLTPTQVKIWFQNHRYKTKKQRADRGMGGGGGGLDLAPLASPRRVPIKMLVSDGKPVPQSIPHPQYQHMPPAAYPTPFLDMGACFQGPHVRSLAPTPVTSHASYGNASMMSQLAFNTSGFHQPPEYGVGHALTPSAAPTGPPMHYVQPEEHDLSSSPQFPPTGFGYHAQT; encoded by the exons atgggaggggaggacggggaggaggaggaggacggggcggAGGAGGgcggaacgaagaagaggaagaggaggattctGTTCAGCAAGACGCAAACGTTTGAGCTGGAGAGACGTTTTCGACAGCAACGTTACCTGTCGGCCCCGGAACGAGAACACCTGGCCGCCCTAATTAACCTGACGCCCACACAG GTGAAGATATGGTTTCAGAATCACAGGTATAAGACCAAGAAACAGCGGGCGGACAGGGGGATGGGAGGCGGCGGGGGCGGCTTGGATCTCGCGCCGCTCGCCTCCCCACGCCGCGTCCCGATCAAGATGTTGGTTAGCGACGGAAAACCGGTTCCACAGTCCATCCCCCACCCCCAGTACCAGCACATGCCCCCCGCAGCCTACCCCACGCCCTTCCTGGACATGGGGGCGTGTTTCCAGGGTCCCCACGTCCGTAGTCTTGCCCCCACGCCTGTGACATCCCACGCCTCCTACGGGAACGCCTCCATGATGTCGCAGCTCGCATTCAACACCTCAGGGTTCCACCAGCCGCCCGAGTATGGGGTTGGTCACGCCCTCACGCCCTCCGCAGCGCCCACCGGCCCGCCCATGCACTACGTTCAGCCCGAGGAGCACGACTTGTCTTCCTCACCGCAGTTCCCGCCCACAGGATTCGGCTACCATGCGCAGACGTAG
- the LOC126985730 gene encoding nuclear mitotic apparatus protein 1-like has protein sequence MDGDDSAGEDEGASLQRRFSREGLEWGAVEGGERALHVWRWLVDAEANLRAARHINDKLRRQHDEEKTELEEYSEHLRQRCEGRVRELEEEVKALKDDLEALLAGTQAVSAMLEAEGLHDVAQTSLGEQIAYILVERKKLVEELASARTSPATDREKDLTTQLIKACTELEVLRQTHKATQTQLGGLQERLSLLERASRQLEADNETLAFKLSEALGEIEDREGQLRRLSKSHHFRRGESPRASVRSLEEALIHGTPGTQSLRGQRDTAPAPPLALSLHRRESGRSSGRRRRTSGNSRRGSVGGDGSPTHKYPSLPDPPQHPHTHPHASPQPPSASTLQENKKLQEEVEQVRRSLLEVGDRCEAAIVKYELYKIKSKGKIHALKSGHASELEAVRREVNKLEAEVALRGDQLRAEDTLRKRLEEDLDKLRLERQELAARVRESERATQEHTQQVALLQERVNLLKEENDQLGERLQDLSVTAIVG, from the exons ATGGATGGAGATGACAGTGCT gGTGAGGACGAGGGTGCGTCACTGCAGCGTCGTTTCAGCCGGGAGGGCCTGGAGTGGGGTGCGGTGGAGGGCGGGGAGCGCGCCCTTCACGTGTGGCGGTGGCTGGTGGACGCCGAGGCCAACCTGAGGGCGGCGCGGCACATCAACGACAAGCTGCGGCGACAACACGATGAAGAGAAGACG GAGTTGGAGGAGTACTCTGAGCACCTACGGCAAAGGTGTGAGGGCCGCGtgagggagctggaggaggaggtgaaggccctcAAGGACGACCTGGAGGCGCTCCTGGCCGGCACACAGGCTGTCTCCGCCATGCTGGAGGCCGAGGGGCTGCACGATGTGGCCCAGACGTCCCTCGGAGAACAG ATTGCGTACATACTGGTGGAGAGGAAGAAGCTTGTGGAGGAGTTGGCCTCGGCGCGCACCAGCCCAGCCACGGACCGGGAGAAGGACCTCACCACGCAGCTCATCaag GCCTGTACGGAGCTTGAGGTTCTACGGCAGACACACAAGGCCACGCAGACGCAGCTTGGGGGTCTCCAGGAACGCCTGTCGCTGCTGGAACGCGCCTCTCGACAGCTTGAGGCCGACAACGAGACCCTGGCATTTAAG CTTTCCGAGGCCCTGGGCGAGATAGAGGACAGGGAGGGCCAGCTGCGTCGCCTTAGCAAGA GCCACCACTTCCGCCGGGGTGAGTCGCCTCGTGCCAGCGTCCGCAGCTTGGAGGAGGCGCTAATCCACGGCACTCCTGGAACTCAGAGTCTCAGGGGCCAGCGTGACACTGCTCCGGCCCCTCCGCTGGCACTCTCGCTCCACCGCCGGGAGTCTGGACGGTCGAGTGGACGGCGGAGGAGAAC AAGTGGCAACAGCAGAAGGGGTAGCGTGGGGGGTGATGGTTCCCCTACACACAAGTACCCATCCCTTCCTGACCCACCccagcacccacacacacacccacacgccagCCCCCAGCCTCCCTCGGCCTCCACGCTGCAGGAGAACAAGAAGCTACAG gaggaggtggagcaggtgcGTCGGTCCCTGCTGGAGGTGGGTGACAGGTGCGAGGCGGCCATCGTCAAGTACGAACTCTACAAGATCAAGAGTAAAGGGAAGATTCACGCCCTCAA GTCGGGGCATGCTAGTGAGCTTGAGGCGGTGCGGCGAGAGGTGAACAAGCTGGAGGCGGAGGTGGCGCTGCGGGGAGACCAGCTGAGGGCGGAGGACACACTCAGGAAGCGGCTGGAGGAGGACCTGGACAAGCTGAGGCTGGAGAGGCAGGAGCTGGCGgccag ggtaagggagagtgagagggcaACGCAGGAGCACACACAGCAGGTTGCCCTTCTGCAGGAGCGTGTCAACCTGCTGAAGGAGGAGAACGACCAGCTGGGGGAGCGTCTGCAGGACCTGAGTGTGACCGCCATCGTGGGCTGA